In the Sus scrofa isolate TJ Tabasco breed Duroc chromosome 6, Sscrofa11.1, whole genome shotgun sequence genome, one interval contains:
- the PLA2G15 gene encoding group XV phospholipase A2 isoform X1 yields MGLCPYRAALLPSVLLFLLMLTDPALPAGRPPPVVLVPGDLGNQLEAKLDKPSVVHYLCSKRTISYFTLWLNLELLLPVIIDCWIDNIRLVYNRTTHATQFPDGVDVRVPGFGQTFSLEFLDPSKSSVGSYFHTMVESLVGWGYTRGEDVRGAPYDWRRAPNENGPYFLALREMIEEMHQLYGGPVVLVAHSMGNMYTLYFLQRQPQAWKDKYIRAFVALGPPWGGVAKTLRVLASGDNNRIPVIRPLKIREQQRSAVSTSWLLPYNYSWSPEKVFLHTPTTNYTLQDYRRFFQDIGFEDGWLMRQDTEGLVDAMVPPGVQLHCLYGTGVPTPDSFYYESFPDHDPRICFGDGDGTVNLESALQCQAWRGRQEQEVSLQALPGSEHIAMLANATTLAYLKRVLLGP; encoded by the exons ATGGGTCTCTGCCCCTACCGCGCCGCCCTGCTTCCGAGTGTCCTCCTGTTCCTCCTGATGCTCACAGACCCGGCGCTCCCAGCCGGACGTCCCCCACCGGTGGTGCTAG TGCCCGGCGATTTGGGCAACCAGCTGGAGGCAAAGCTGGACAAGCCGTCAGTCGTGCACTACCTCTGCTCCAAGAGGACCATCAGCTACTTCACACTCTGGCTGAACctagagctgctgctgcctgtCATCATCGACTGCTGGATTGACAAtatcag GCTGGTCTATAACAGAACAACCCACGCCACCCAGTTTCCCGATGGTGTTGATGTGCGTGTCCCTGGCTTTGGGCAGACCTTCTCGCTGGAGTTCCTGGACCCCAGCAAAAGCAGTGTGG GTTCCTATTTTCACACCATGGTGGAGAGCCTTGTAGGCTGGGGCTACACACGAGGCGAGGATGTCCGAGGGGCCCCCTACGATTGGCGCCGAGCCCCAA ATGAAAATGGGCCCTACTTCCTGGCCCTCCGCGAGATGATCGAGGAGATGCACCAGCTGTATGGGGGCCCCGTGGTGCTGGTTGCCCACAGTATGGGCAACATGTACACGCTCTACTTTCTGCAGCGGCAGCCACAGGCCTGGAAGGACAAGTACATCCGTGCCTTCGTGGCACTGGGTCCGCCCTGGGGGGGCGTGGCCAAGACCCTGCGTGTCCTGGCCTCAG GAGACAACAACCGTATCCCGGTCATCAGGCCCCTGAAGATCCGGGAGCAGCAGCGGTCTGCCGTCTCCACCAGCTGGCTGCTGCCCTACAACTATTCCTGGTCACCTGAAAAGGTCTTCTTGCACACGCCCACGACCAACTACACGCTGCAGGACTATCGCAGGTTCTTCCAGGACATTGGCTTCGAAGATGGCTGGCTCATGCGGCAGGACACGGAGGGGCTGGTTGACGCCATGGTGCCGCCTGGTGTGCAGCTGCATTGCCTCTATGGCACTGGCGTCCCCACGCCAGACTCTTTCTACTATGAGAGCTTCCCAGACCACGACCCTAGGATCTGCTTTGGTGATGGTGATGGCACGGTGAACTTGGAGAGTGCCCTGCAGTGCCAGGCCTGGCGTGGCCGCCAGGAGCAAGAAGTGTCGTTGCAGGCACTGCCAGGCAGCGAGCACATTGCGATGCTGGCCAATGCCACTACCCTGGCCTACCTGAAACGCGTGCTCCTCGGTCCCTGA
- the PLA2G15 gene encoding group XV phospholipase A2 isoform X2 — protein MGLCPYRAALLPSVLLFLLMLTDPALPAGRPPPVVLVPGDLGNQLEAKLDKPSVVHYLCSKRTISYFTLWLNLELLLPVIIDCWIDNIRLVYNRTTHATQFPDGVDVRVPGFGQTFSLEFLDPSKSSVGSYFHTMVESLVGWGYTRGEDVRGAPYDWRRAPRDNNRIPVIRPLKIREQQRSAVSTSWLLPYNYSWSPEKVFLHTPTTNYTLQDYRRFFQDIGFEDGWLMRQDTEGLVDAMVPPGVQLHCLYGTGVPTPDSFYYESFPDHDPRICFGDGDGTVNLESALQCQAWRGRQEQEVSLQALPGSEHIAMLANATTLAYLKRVLLGP, from the exons ATGGGTCTCTGCCCCTACCGCGCCGCCCTGCTTCCGAGTGTCCTCCTGTTCCTCCTGATGCTCACAGACCCGGCGCTCCCAGCCGGACGTCCCCCACCGGTGGTGCTAG TGCCCGGCGATTTGGGCAACCAGCTGGAGGCAAAGCTGGACAAGCCGTCAGTCGTGCACTACCTCTGCTCCAAGAGGACCATCAGCTACTTCACACTCTGGCTGAACctagagctgctgctgcctgtCATCATCGACTGCTGGATTGACAAtatcag GCTGGTCTATAACAGAACAACCCACGCCACCCAGTTTCCCGATGGTGTTGATGTGCGTGTCCCTGGCTTTGGGCAGACCTTCTCGCTGGAGTTCCTGGACCCCAGCAAAAGCAGTGTGG GTTCCTATTTTCACACCATGGTGGAGAGCCTTGTAGGCTGGGGCTACACACGAGGCGAGGATGTCCGAGGGGCCCCCTACGATTGGCGCCGAGCCCCAA GAGACAACAACCGTATCCCGGTCATCAGGCCCCTGAAGATCCGGGAGCAGCAGCGGTCTGCCGTCTCCACCAGCTGGCTGCTGCCCTACAACTATTCCTGGTCACCTGAAAAGGTCTTCTTGCACACGCCCACGACCAACTACACGCTGCAGGACTATCGCAGGTTCTTCCAGGACATTGGCTTCGAAGATGGCTGGCTCATGCGGCAGGACACGGAGGGGCTGGTTGACGCCATGGTGCCGCCTGGTGTGCAGCTGCATTGCCTCTATGGCACTGGCGTCCCCACGCCAGACTCTTTCTACTATGAGAGCTTCCCAGACCACGACCCTAGGATCTGCTTTGGTGATGGTGATGGCACGGTGAACTTGGAGAGTGCCCTGCAGTGCCAGGCCTGGCGTGGCCGCCAGGAGCAAGAAGTGTCGTTGCAGGCACTGCCAGGCAGCGAGCACATTGCGATGCTGGCCAATGCCACTACCCTGGCCTACCTGAAACGCGTGCTCCTCGGTCCCTGA